The sequence below is a genomic window from Qipengyuania flava.
TGTCCGGTAGCGCCGAGGCGGTGACGCTCAACATCTCGCAGCAGGGCGCGCGGATCGAGTGCGACCATGTCTTCGCGATCGACCAGCGCGTGACCATTTCGTGCGAGCACCTGCCGTCCGACATCCGCTGCAAGGTGCGCTGGCGCAAGGACAGCAATTACGGCCTCGTCTTCGAGGACACCTTCACCCTGCGCGAATTCGCCATGCTGGCGGTTCAGGTGCAGTGCCCCTTCCTGCTGCAGGACTAACCGCCCGCCACTCATCGATTTCGGCGCCGGCGTTAACCATCCCCTAACCATTATCCTTCACTCCCGATCAGGAAATGAACCGGGGGACTTCATGACCGTTCAAGCGCAGGAACTAGCCGTCGACGTTGCCATCATCGGCGCCGGTCCCGCAGGCCTTACCGCTGCTTACCTGCTGACCAAGCAGGGCAAGTCGGTCGCGATCATCGAGAAGGACGAGACCTATGTCGGCGGGATCAGCCGGACGGTCGAGCACGAAGGCTACCGCTTCGACATCGGCGGGCACCGCTTCTTCTCCAAGAGCCAGCAGGTCGTGGATCTGTGGAACGAGATCCTTGGCAAAGAGGATTTCATCCAGCGCCCGCGGATGAGCCGCATCTATTACGAAGGCAAATTCTACAGCTATCCGCTGCGCGCTTTCGAGGCGCTGTGGAACCTCGGCATCTGGCGCTCGACGGCCTGCATGGCGAGCTACTTGCGCTACAAGCTGTTCCCTAGGAAAGACGTGAAAAGCTTCGAGGACTGGACCACCAACCAGTTCGGCGAAAAGCTCTATTCAATCTTCTTCAAGACCTACACCGAGAAGGTGTGGGGCATGCCCTGCAATGAGATGAGCGCCGACTGGGCGGCGCAGCGCATCAAGGGCCTTTCGCTCTGGAGCGCGGTTGTCGACGGCCTCAAGCGCAGCCTGGGGCTCAACAAAAAGCCCAACGACGGCATGGCGACCAAGACGCTGCTCGAAACCTTCCGCTACCCGCGGCTGGGCCCGGGCATGATGTGGGACGCCGCGCGCGACAAGGTGCTCGCCACCGGCAAGGGACACCTGTTCATGGGCCACGGCCTCAAGCAGCTCACTGCCGATGCCAAGGGCGGCTGGCGCATGAGCGCGAGCGGGCCGGGCGGCGAAGTCGTCGTCAGCGCAAAACACGCCATCAGCAGCGCGCCTATGCGCCAGCTCGCAAAGCGCCTGCACCCGCTGCCCAAGTCCACGCTTCAGGCCAACGACCTCAAGTACCGCGACTTCCTGACCGTTGCGCTGATGGTCGAGGGCGAAGACCTCTTCCCCGACAACTGGATCTACATCCACGACAGCAAGGTGAAGGTCGGCCGCGTACAGAACTTCCGCAGCTGGTCGCCCGAAATGATCCCGGACGAAAGCATGGCCTGCGTCGGTCTCGAATACTTCTGTTTCGAAGGCGATGGTCTGTGGTCGATGGACGACGATGACCTCGTCAAGCTTGCCACCGACGAGATGGAAATACTGGGTCTCGTCGACCGCAAGAAGGTGAAGTCCGGCGCCGTGGTGCGCCAGGAAAAGGCCTATCCGGTCTATGACGAGGACTACGCCGCCAATGTCGATGCCATGCGCATCGAGCTGGAGGAAAAGCACCCGACGCTGCACCTCGTGGGCCGCAACGGCATGCACCGCTACAACAACCAGGACCACGCGATGATGACCGCCATGCTGACGGTCGAGAACATCCTCGCTGGCGAGCGTGTCTACGATACCTGGTGCGTCAACGAAGACGCCGAGTACCACGAAGCGGGCGACGAAGGCGCCGAGAAGGCTTTGCCCGATACGCGCCAGCCGCTGAGCGACGACCAGGTGGCTGCGCTCTCCTCGGTGCGCGAGGTGCCCGAGCGTCTTCCCGCCGGCGACCAGAAAGCCGCTTAGGCCGTGGCCGCCTTCATCACCCGGATGGCCGATATCCGCCTGGTGCGGTATCTCCTCGCCAGCGTTGGCGCGCTGGCGGTGGATGTCGGGGTATTCCTTTCCTTGCTGGCCTTCGGTGTGTGGGCCGCAGCCGCCTCGGCGGTCGGCTATTGCCTTGGCATTGCCGCGCACTGGCTGATGAGCAGCCGCGCCGTATTTGTCGGAAATGTCGCAGAGCGTGGGGCGGGCCGTATCCGCCAGAAAGCGCTGTTCGTCGGATCGGCGCTGGTCGGTCTGGGGCTGACGACGGCGATTGTCTGGGCGGGCGATGCCAGCGGCTTCGATCCGCGCCTTGCCAAGCTTGTCGCGATCGCGGTGAGCTTTACCGCCACATGGCTCCTTCGCAGCCGCGTGGTTTTCCGATAGCGATAGCCGCCGATGGGACATCGGGGGTTCGACTGGCGCGATTTCCTGCGCAGGCCGCAGGCCGTGCTGGCCGCGTGGCTGGTGTGGTGCGCGGCGCGCCTCGCCTTGCAACCGCTGTTCGGCTGGGATCCTGTCGGCCCCGATGACTGGACCCGCCTGCTCGAAGTGCGCAGCCTGCTCGACGGGCAGGCCTTCTGGGATGTGACCCAGTACCGGATGAACCCGCCCGAGGGGTTCTCCATGCACTGGTCGCGGCTGGTCGACCTGCCGATCGCCGCGCTGGCGCTGCCGCTGGGCGAAACCGCCGCACTGGCGCTTGCGCCGCTGATCTGGCTGCTACCCGCGCTGTTTGCCGTGCGGGCGATCCTCCTTCGCCTTGGCGCGAGCGAGCTGGCGCTGGGTTTCGGCCTGGTCCTACTCCCGCTCATGCCGCTGCTGCCCGAGGCTTTTGCGCCCATGCGGATCGATCACCACACGCCGCAGGCGGTGCTTGGCCTGGTATGCGCAGCGCTGCTGCTGTCGCCCGGCCGACGCGCAGCCGTTGCGGCCGGACTGTGCGCCGCAGCATGGATTCTCATATCGCTCGAAGGCCTGCCGCTAGTGGCGGTGATCACCGCGCTCTATGCGCTTCGCTACGTGCTGCGGGGCGATCGTATGCTGGGCTGGTTCCTTGGCACACTGACCCTCGGAACAATGGCGCTTGGCTTCGCAACCCGCGGGCCGGCGATGTTCGCCCCGGGCTATTGCGATGTCGTGCTGCCCGGACACTTCGCCGCTTTCGCCGTGGCAGCCGCCGCAAGCGCGATCGCTCCATTCTTGCCGGGTCAGGACCGCATAGCTGCGCGGATCGCGGCTCTGCTGCCCGTCCCGATCGCGGCGCTCGCTGTCGCTGCGGCTACCCTGGGACCGTGCCTTGCGAACCCCATGGCCCAACTCGATCCCGTTCTGCAGAGCTACTGGCACGGCTACATCACCGAAGGCCTGCCGGTGTGGCGCCAGCCGGTCTCGGTCATGCTGATGACGCTGTGGACGCCTGCCATCGTACTGGTCGCCGCCTGGACCCGCCGGGAGGTCTGGCAGGAAGCGGGTAGTGAAGAGGCTCTCGTCTGGACGCTCGCCACGCTGCTGGCGCTCGCAGCCAGCGGCTATGGGATCCTTCTGATGCGCGCAGGCGTGATCGCGCAGCTTCTCGCGCTGGCTTTCTCCGCGATCCTGCTTGCCCACTGGCTGCCGAAGGCTCGGGCGCTCGACACCGCGCTTCCGCGCATTGGTGCCACGCTTGCGGTGATCGGCCTTGGAACCCCGGTGCTCGCCAGCGCACTCGCTGCGCCGCTCGATGCGCGCTTTCCTTCGCAGACCCTGCGCGGATCGGTGCAGGCGCCGGTGGAAGCGGGCGAATGCGACTTCAGCCGCCTCGGCGCGCTGGAGACCGGCCTCATCCTTGCCCCGCTCGATGCAGGCCCCGAAATCCTCGGCCTGACGCAGCACAGGATCCTCGCGGCAAGTTATCATCGCAACCAGGCTCCCATGCGCGATGCCCTGCTCGCCTTCACGGGTTCGGTCGAAGAGGCCCGGCGGATCGTGCGAGCGCGCGATATCGATTTCGTCGTCGCCTGCGGTTCGGCGGCCGACCTTGCCCTCTACCGCACCGCCGGGGCAGGCAATTTCGCCAATGCCCTGCTCGCCCGGACACCGCCCGATTGGCTCGAGCGCGACGAGGTGGTCAGCGCCGGGGCGCTGCGCGTCTATCGCGTGCTGCGCTAAGGCCGGTCAGGCCGGGCGGAAGTCCATTGCCAGCCCGTTGATGCAGTGGCGCTTGCCGGTCGGGCGCGGGCCATCGTTGAAGATGTGCCCCAGGTGCCCGCCGCAGTCGGCGCAGTGCACTTCGGTGCGCGGATAGCCGATCTTGTAATCGGTGCTGGTGCCCACGGCGCCCTTGTCGATCGCTTGCCAGAAGCTGGGCCAGCCGGTGCGCGAATCGTACTTCGTCTTCGAGCTGTAGAGCGCGTTGCCGCAGCCAGCGCACAGGAAGGTGCCGGCGCGCTTTTCCTCGTTCAGCGGCGAGGAGTAGGGCCGTTCGGTCCCGGCCTGGCGCAGGATGTAGAATTCGCTCTTGGTCAGCCGCTTGCGCCATTCCGCTTCGCTGAGCGAAATCGGGAAGTCCTTTGCCTCGGCCGGGGCCGAGCCGCAGGCGGTCAGCGCCGCGAAGCTGACGGATGCGCCGATCCAGCCGAGCAGGCGGCGGCGGTCGAGGGAAGTGTCGGTCATAAGGCCCTGGCTCATGGCGTGGGACGATAGTGCCCCACGCCTGAACCTACGCTTGAACCGGCCAAAAGGTTACAGGCCGAAGGCCAACTCAGAACTCGGTGATCTCGACTTCGAGCTTGCGGAAGCCGTGCACGAAGTTGGCGCGCACGCGCTCGATATCGCCTGCGACATGCACGCGCATGCGGCGCTTGTGCATTTCCTCGAGCAGGACGCGCAGCTGCAATTCGGCAAGGCGCGCACCGACGCAGCGGTGGATGCCGTAGCCAAAGGCGATGTGGCGACGCGCATTCTCGCGTTCTAGGTCGAGCTTGTCGGGGTTCTCGAACACCTCTTCGTCGCGGTTGGCCGAAAGGTACCACAGCACGACCTTGTCGCCGGCCTTGATCGTCTGGCCGAAGACCTCGGTGTCTTCCACGCAGGTGCGGCGCATATGCGCAAGCGGGGTCTGCATGCGGAGCATTTCCTGCACCGCATTGGGGATGATTTCCGGCTTCTGTTCGAACAGCTTGCGCTGCTCGGGGTTCTTGTCGAGCTGGTAGACGAAGCCGCTCATCGAATTGCGCGTGGTGTCGTTGCCGCCCACGATCAGCAGGATGAGGTTGCCCATGAATTCCTGCGGGCTCATCTGGTTCATGGCCTCGGAGTGGATCATCATCGAGATGAGATCGTCGCCCGGCTCCTTGTCGTGCGTGCGCTCGATCCACAGCGACTGGAAGTAGCCGGCCATCTCCTGGAGGATACCCCAACGCACCTCGTCGAGATCGCGCACGGTGGCGAGCTCGGTGTCGCCCGACCAGTCGGACCAGAAGGTCAGCAGGCGGCGGTCTTCCCAGGGGAAGCCGAAGAGGATCGCGAGCATGCCCGTGGTCAGCTCGATCGAGACCTTGTCGACCCAGTCGAACACCTCGCCGCGCGGCAGCGTGTCGAGCAGCTCGCCGGTGCGCTGGCGAATCTCGCCTTCCATCTCGGCCATGCCGGAGGGCGTGAACTTGGGCGCGACGGTGCGGCGCTGGCCGGTGTGCTGCGGGCGGTCCATTGCGATGAACATGGGCAGCTCACGGCGTTCCTCGATCCCGCGCTCGGCCAGCTCTTCCTCGGTCAGGCGGTTGAGGATGGTGATCCCGCCGTGCTCCCAGCTGGAGGAGAAGGTATCGGGCAGCGCCTCGATGTGCTGGATCGCCTTGTGGCCGACCACCGCCCAATAGGGGCCGAAGGGGCTTTCGGGGATGTAATGCAACGGACCGGCTTCGCGCATTTCGCGGAAGATCGGGTGCCAGGTGTTCTCGGCGTAGATGTCGCTGCGGCTGACGTCCCACTTGTGCGGGTGCTCAAGACGCTCTTCGGGATGCTCCTCGAAGTGCTTCTTCAGCGCTTCATAGGCCGTGGGGGACGTACGGCATTGGGGGCGTTCAACTGCGGCGGTTGCCATGTCACTCTCCTAGCGCGGGGGCGACTCCGTCCGGCCGCCTCTCCTGTTGCCTACCATCCTGCCCTAACTGACAGGCGTGTCAATAGTGCGTTTCAAATCGCTACCGATCTAGCAGGGCGCTTCGTCGCTGCATTGCAAATTCGCGACGCGTCAGGCTGCGCGCGTGCCCGCCACATGGCCTTTAACCGCGCGCCCGCCCTTGCCCGATTTCATCACGCGCCGGCGGAAGATCTGCGCGCCGAAGCGCACGAACAGCAGCACGCACAGCGCCTGCCAGCCCAGCGCGAGCGCGTGCGGCCAGAGCGCTTCGGATTGCGCGGCGCGTGCCAGCATGGCGAAGGGCGAGGAGAGCGGGAAGATGGCCGCAAACAGCTCCATCGGCGACCCGGGACGCGTGATCGAGGAGGCGGCGAGGAAGAACACCAGCAGCTGCGCCATGGTCACGGGCATGGACAGGGTCTGCACCTCGCGCACGGTTGCCGCCATGCCGCCAATGGTCAGGAACAGCGAGCCGAGCAGCAGGTAGCCCATGGCGAAGTAAACGATCCCGAAACCGATGAAGAGCGGCCAGCCGAGCGCCGGTTCGGGCAGCTGCGGCAGCGCGTTGCCTGCGAGCAGCGCAATGGCACCGCCGGCTGCGCCCCACACGGCTATGCCGACGAAGCTGACGCCAAGCATGGCGACGAGCTTGCCGAGGAACACCGATTCCATCGGGATGGCGGCCGCGAGGACCTCGATGACCTTGTTGGCTTTCTCCTCGACGAGATTGGAAAGGACCATGCCTGCCAGCAGCATCATCAGGAGGAAGAGCAGCAATTGCCCCGCCTGCGCGGTGCGAATGCGGTCGGTGCGCTGGGCGGCGATCGTGGTTGCGACCGGGCGCGGGGTGACCGCGGGGTAGCTGGTCGCTTCGCCCGCGCGGGCTTCGGAGGCCATCATGGCGACCGGGCCGCTCCAGAAGGCGATGGCCTCCTGCGTGCCGGTCAGTTCGGGCGAATCGAGTGTACCGCTAATGACCGCCGTGTAGTTGCGCCCTTCTTCGCGCAGGATCGCTTCGGGCGCTTCGCGGCTGGTCGTTGCCTCCAGTTCGGGCAGGGCGTTGCCGATTTGCGGAGCGAGCCGGGCGCGAGCCTCGATCATGGCGGCGGCATCGGCATCCGCCATGGCCACGGCGACAAGGCGCGTGGTGGCGTCGCGCTGGACCTGGCCGCCGATCCCGCCGGCAAGTGCCCCGACGATGATCGGGAACAGCGGCCCCAGGAGGAAAAAGAAGAACGCGCGGCTGAACAGGATCGCGTGGAAATCGCGCCGCGCCACGACGCGGGCGGCCTCGAAACGCGAAAGGCGGGTGGTGTCGCTCATTGCGCGGCTCCTTCGGCACTGTCTTCTTCCAGCGCGCGGGCCGCGGCCTCGCCTGCGATCTCGACGAAGGCGTCGTGCAGGCCGGCGCGTTCGATGGAGAGCGACAGGATACCCGCCTCGCCGTCGATCAGCCGCTTCAATAGCGCTTCGACGCCGGTGTCGGGCACGGGGAAATACCAGAAATGGCTTTCTGCAGACTTGGCGTCGTGGCGGACTTCGGCGGGAAGTGCCTCGCGCCAGGCGCCTTCGCTGGTGCGCGTTTCCAGCCGGACCTGCGCCGGAATCCGGTCGCGCGCGGCGTCGACCGATCCGGCGTAGGGCACCTTGCCCCCCGCGATGATCGCAACCTCGTTGCACAGGCGCTCGGCGTGGTGGATCACATGGGTCGAGAAGATCACCGTGGTGCCGGCCTGCGCCAGTTCGCGGATCATGACTTCAAGCTTGCCCTGATTGATCGCATCGAGGCCGCTGAAAGGCTCGTCGAACACGACCAGTTTCGGGCGGTGGACCAGCGTGCCGAGCAGCTGGACCGTCTGCGCCATGCCCTTCGAAAGCTGGCGGATCTGGCGGTCGACCGCATGGCCAAGACCGTGGCGTTCGAGCAGTTCGCGTCCGCGCGCCCGGCCCTCGTCCAGCGGCAGCCCGCGCAGCGCGCCCATGAAGGCAATCGCCTCGTCGCATTTCATCGCCGGGTAGAGGCCGCGTTCCTCGGGCAAATAGCCGATCAGCTTGGCGACCTCGTGCGGCTGGTCGTTACCGAACACGCGGCGCACGCCTTCGTCGGGGTCGATGATGCCCAGCAGCATGCGCAGCGTCGTCGTCTTGCCCGCGCCATTGGGGCCGAGGATTCCGTAGATCGCGCCTAGCGGCACGGCGATATCGACGCCGTCCACCGCCAGCGTGTCGTCGAAGCGCTTGACCAGCCCGCGTGCCTCGATAGCGAGCGGGGGCTGGGCGTCGGCAAGGGGTCGCGTCATGGTGCCTGTCTCGATAAGCATGGGACTTGGCATAATCGGTGCCGGTGAACGGGAGCACACGCAAGCGTGGTTAACGCGGACTTGCAGGCGGACTTGCGCGAAGAGGCGGCGCGGCTGGGCTTTGCCGCCTGCGGTTTCACCGCGGCCGCACCCGACCCGCAGCGCGCCGAGCGGCTCGAGGATTTCCTCGGAGAAGGGCGCCATGGGTCGATGGAATGGATGGAGACGCGCAAGGCCCAGCGCGCCTCGCCCCAGGGGCTATGGCCCGAGGCGAAGAGCGTCATCGCGCTCGGCATGAGCTACGCGCCCGATGGCGACCCGCTGGCACTGGAAGGTGAGGGCGAGAAGGCGCGCATTTCGGTCTACGCCCATGGCCGCGACTACCACGATGTCGTCAAGAAAGCGCTGAAGGCGCTCGCCCGCTGGCTGATCGAACGCGCGCCCGACAGCGAGCTCAAGGTCTTCGTCGATACCGCTCCCGTCATGGAGAAGCCCTTGGGCGAGGCGGCGGGGCTCGGCTGGCAGGGCAAGCACACCAATCTCGTCAGCCGCGAACACGGCAGCTGGCTGTTCCTCGGCGCGATCTACACGACGCTCGAATTCGCTCCCGATGCTCCGGGGCGCGACCGCTGCGGATCGTGCCGCGCCTGCCAGGACGCCTGCCCGACCGACGCCTTCCCGCAAGCCTACCAGCTCGACGCGCGGCGCTGCATTTCCTACCTCACGATCGAGCACAAGGGACCGGTCCCGGAGGAGTTCCGTGAGGCACTGGGCAACCGCATCTACGGCTGCGACGATTGCCTGGCGGTGTGCCCCTGGAACAAGTTTGCCGACACCGCGCACCGGCACTTGAAGCTCGCCCCGCGCGAAGAGCTGCTGGCCCCGGAGCTGGCGCAGTTCCTGCGTTTCGATGACGCGGGCTTTCGCCAGTTCTTTTCCGGATCGCCGATCAAGCGGATCGGGCGCGACCGGTTCGTGCGCAACTGCCTCTATGCGGCGGGGAACAGAGGTTCTCCTGCGCTCGCCGAGCCGGTCGCGGCACTACTGGACGATCCCGACCCGGTCGTTGCCGATGCGGCGCGCTGGGCCAAGGAGCGGCTCGGCTAGTCCTTGCGGTAGAGGTGGTCGTGTTCGCCAAGGCGCGGCGCGGGCGAAGGATCGGGCGCGTCCCAAGCGGAGAAGCTCGAGGGTTCGCGCATCTCGACAACACCGCCTTCGCTGGGGTGTTCGCGCCGCAGGAAGAATCCGGAAGCGTTGAGGTGCGGTTCCTGTGCCATGTCCGCCATATCGCGCACGGGCATGGCCGGGATAGAATTGGCGTGCATCAGGGCCAGCAGGTCCGCGGTGGTGAAGGTCGCCGTGAGTTCGGCAATCCGGCCGTAAAGCGCGCTCTGGCCCGCGATCAGACCCTCAATGGTCGAGAAGCGTTCCTCGCGGGCAAAGGCCTCGTCTCCCATGAGCGCGATCACCTTGGTGAAATGGTCGAGCTTGTAGGGCACGATGCTGATGTAGCCATCCTTCGTCGGGAAGGGCTGGCGATCCGGATCGACCTGGCGCGCGTAACACGCTTGCCCGACCGGCGGGTCAAAGGTGTTTCCGCCCAGATGCTCCTTCAGCATGAAGCTGCTAAAGGCTTCGAACATGGGGATTTCGACATGCTGGCCCTCGCCGGTCCGCAGCCGGTGGATGACCGCCGCCATCACCGCGTAGGCGGCGTGGAGGCCGGCGACCTTGTCGGCGATGAGCGAAGGGAGGTAGCGCGGACGCTCTTCCCCGTCGGCGCGCGGAAGCAAGGTCGCGGTGCCGCTGCCGGCCTGTATCACATCGTCATAGGCCTGGAGGCCCGCGTAAGGGCCGCCCGATCCGAAGCCGACGCAATGCGCGTAGATGATCCCCGGCGCGTATTCGCGCACGCTGCCATATCCGAAGCCGAGCCGTCCGATCGCCTCGGCGCGCACGTTGTGAATGAAGATATCCGCGCTTTCGAGCAGCTCGCGCAAGGTGGCTGCATCGCTGTCCTGCTTGAGGTCCAGCACCAGCGAGGACTTGCCGCGGTTGAGCGCGATGTAGCCCGGGCTCATGCCGGGCGTCTTCGCGGGCTTGGCGGCGTAGCGGAACCCGTCGCCACCGGGCGCCTCGACCTTGATAACCTCGGCCCCGAAATCAGCGAGGATCTGCGTGCAATAGGGTCCGAAAACGACCGAGGTCATGTCGACCACCCGAAGCCCTTCGAGCATCGGCCGACCGTCCCCGGATGCGATCACCGCATTTCCTTGAGCGGCACCGAGGCATCGGCGAGGAGGTCCGGATCGATCTCCGCCCGGTCCATCACCAGCTTGCGGCCCTGGACGTAATCCTTGGTGTTGTTGACGCAGTCGAGCGCCAGAACCCGGCCTTCGCGCAGATAGATCACGCTGAACTTCCTTTCCGCCGGATCGCCGCGCAGCACTGTTTCGTCATGGCCAATGGAAAGCCCGACCGTTTGCAGGCGCAGATCGTACTGGTTCGACCAGAACCACGGCACCGCATCGTAATCCTGCTTGTCGCCCATGATCGCCTTGGCGGCGCAGGTGGCCATGTCGTTGGCGTTCTGGACCGATTCCAAGCGGATGACCTTGTTGTCGGCATAGGGGTTGGCGTGCGCGGCGCAGTCGCCGATCGCGTAGATATCGTCGAGCGTGGTGCGGCAGTAGCTGTCGACATCGACCCCGTTCGAACCCGCAGCGCCCGCCGCGATCAGCGGACCGACGGACGAAACGATGCCGATCCCGGCAATCACGATATCGCAGGCTATCGTCTCGCCGCTGTCGGTGAGCACGCCGGTCACGCGGCCGCCCTCGCCCTCGATGGTCTCGACCCCGGTCGACAGGCGCAGGTCGACGCCCTGTTCGCGGTGGTAGGCGGCGTAGAAGTCGGACAAATCCGGCCCGGCAACCCGCGCCAGCACGCGGTCGAGCATTTCGACCACGGTGACCTGGCAGTCGAGCTTGCGCAGGACGGCTGCGGCTTCGAGCCCGATGTATCCCGCGCCGATAATGACCGCACGCTTGCCGCCGCTCCCCAGCTCCTCCTTGAGCGCGTCGACATCGCGGCGAGAGCGGATGTAGTGGATGCCGCCCAGGTCGCAGCCCGGACAGGACAGACGGCGTGCATCCCCGCCCGCTGCCCAGATCAGCTTGCGATAAGTGACGCGCGTGTCGTCCGACAGGCCGAGCTCGTGCGCGATCGGGTCGACCTCGTTGACGTTGCGCCCGAGGCGCAGCTCCACGTCCTTGTCCGCCCAGAACTGCTCGGGGCGGATCTGGATGCGCTCGAACGGCTTGTCACCCGCGAGGTATTCCTTCGAAAGCGGCGGGCGTTCGTAGGGCGGGTTGCGGTCGCGGCTGACCATGAGGATCGACCCCTCATGCCCGTTCTGGCGCAGCGCGATGGCTGCCTGTGCTCCGCCGTGGCCCGATCCCACGATGACGACGTCGTAATGTTCCATCGCGGCGGTGGCTGGCGCGAAATCGCCAGCCGGTCAAGCCATGAGCTATCGTCCGAGCAGGTTGCGCGCCATGCTGGCGACCTGCGCGAGCATGGCCGGAGCGACCGGGGACTGGCCCTGCGCGCGCGCCACCATCGAGCGGAAGCTGCGCACGGCGACGCCCTGCTCCTCCGCCCATTTTGCGACCGTGGCCGGCATGTCCTTCTTCGCATCCTTGCGCCTTGCGAGGCGGCGCAGGAGTTCGAGGCGCATCTGCTGGAAATCACGGGCGAGGCCCGAAACCAGGAGGCGTTCCCAGACGTCCGACGGGCTCATCAGCGCGGCGGTCGACTGCGCCCAGTCGAGGCCGAGCCGCTGGCCGACCTCGGTGAAGGCTTCGGTCAGGCCCAGCGGGGCGATGCCCGTTTCGCTTGCGAGCTTGGCAAGGCCGACCGCGCCGTCGAGGTCGTAGAGATGGGCCACCCTCGCGGCGAGCGCTTCGGGCGCGCCGGCTTCGACCAGCTGCTCCATCAGGCGCCGCGACTGCTGGCGCGATTCGCTCGACAGAAGGTCGGTCGTGGCACCACTTAGCTTGATGACGCCCTTGCCGATCTCGCCCACCAGCGCGCTCGGGTCGACACTGCCCGACGAGGTGCGCAGGATGTCGGACATCAGGTTTCCGGCGGCGGCCGCGAGGCGGTCGAACAGCAGCAGGCGAGCGGTTTCGGCCATCGGTGCGGTGTCGATCGCATCCCACAGGGCAGGCAGGTTGAACAGCTGTTCGGCGGCCACGAAGGCGGCGGCCACTTCGCACAGCTCGACGCCTTCCTCTTCCGCCAGCTCGAACGGGTGGATCATGCCGAGGCGGTTGACGATGCGGTTGGCAAGCTTGGTTGCGATGATCTCGCGGCGCAGCTGGTGGCCGGCGATCTGCGTCTTGTATTTCTTGCGCATCGCGCTGGGGAAGGCGGCGAAGAGCGTGTCTTCGAGCAGCGCGTCTTCGGTCAGGCGACTGCGCTCAATCGCGTCCTGCAGCACCAGCTTGGACGAAGAGAGCAGCACGGCAAGTTCGGGCCGGGTGAGGCCGTGGCCATCCGCGGCGCGGCGTTGCAGCGTCTGGTCGTCGGCAAGCCCTTCGGTCCGCCGGTCGAGATTGCCGCCGGCTTCCAGCGTCTCGATGATGTGGCGCTGCGAGGCCATGGCGCGCGGCCCCCCGACATTGGCGATCGACAGCGCGAGCGCCTGCAGCCGGTTGTCCTCCAGCACGATGGCGCTGACCTCGTCGGTCATCGATTCGAGCAGCGCGACACGCTTGGGTTCGGACAGCTTGCCCGCGCGCTTGGCGGCGGCGAGCGCGATCTTGATGTTCACCTCGTTGTCCGAGCAATCGACCCCGGCCGAATTGTCGATGAAGTCGGTGTTCGAGCGTCCGCCCGTCTGGGCGAATTCAATGCGTGCGGCCTGGGTGATGCCGAGGTTCGCGCCTTCGCCGATGACCTTCGCCTGTACCTCGCGCGCATCCACGCGCAGCGCGTCGTTCGCCGGGTCGCCGACCTGCACGTTGTTCTCGTGGCTGGCCTTGATGTAGGTGCCGATGCCGCCGAACCAGATGAGGTCGATGGGCGCGCGCAGGATGGCCGAGATCAGCGCTTCGGGCTCGATCTCCTTCTGCTCGATGCCGAGCTTCGCCTGCATCGCCTTCGACAGCTTGATGCTTTTCGCATCGCGCGGGAACACGCCGCCGCCCCTGGAAATCAGCGCGCTGTCATAATCCTCCCAGCTCGAACGCGGCAGGTCGAACAGGCGCTTCCTCTCCTTCCAGCTGACCGCCGGGTCGGGATCGGGGTCGAGGAAGATGTGGCGGTGGTCGAAGGCGGCGACGA
It includes:
- the queG gene encoding tRNA epoxyqueuosine(34) reductase QueG, which produces MVNADLQADLREEAARLGFAACGFTAAAPDPQRAERLEDFLGEGRHGSMEWMETRKAQRASPQGLWPEAKSVIALGMSYAPDGDPLALEGEGEKARISVYAHGRDYHDVVKKALKALARWLIERAPDSELKVFVDTAPVMEKPLGEAAGLGWQGKHTNLVSREHGSWLFLGAIYTTLEFAPDAPGRDRCGSCRACQDACPTDAFPQAYQLDARRCISYLTIEHKGPVPEEFREALGNRIYGCDDCLAVCPWNKFADTAHRHLKLAPREELLAPELAQFLRFDDAGFRQFFSGSPIKRIGRDRFVRNCLYAAGNRGSPALAEPVAALLDDPDPVVADAARWAKERLG
- a CDS encoding CaiB/BaiF CoA transferase family protein, which encodes MIASGDGRPMLEGLRVVDMTSVVFGPYCTQILADFGAEVIKVEAPGGDGFRYAAKPAKTPGMSPGYIALNRGKSSLVLDLKQDSDAATLRELLESADIFIHNVRAEAIGRLGFGYGSVREYAPGIIYAHCVGFGSGGPYAGLQAYDDVIQAGSGTATLLPRADGEERPRYLPSLIADKVAGLHAAYAVMAAVIHRLRTGEGQHVEIPMFEAFSSFMLKEHLGGNTFDPPVGQACYARQVDPDRQPFPTKDGYISIVPYKLDHFTKVIALMGDEAFAREERFSTIEGLIAGQSALYGRIAELTATFTTADLLALMHANSIPAMPVRDMADMAQEPHLNASGFFLRREHPSEGGVVEMREPSSFSAWDAPDPSPAPRLGEHDHLYRKD
- a CDS encoding NAD(P)/FAD-dependent oxidoreductase; amino-acid sequence: MEHYDVVIVGSGHGGAQAAIALRQNGHEGSILMVSRDRNPPYERPPLSKEYLAGDKPFERIQIRPEQFWADKDVELRLGRNVNEVDPIAHELGLSDDTRVTYRKLIWAAGGDARRLSCPGCDLGGIHYIRSRRDVDALKEELGSGGKRAVIIGAGYIGLEAAAVLRKLDCQVTVVEMLDRVLARVAGPDLSDFYAAYHREQGVDLRLSTGVETIEGEGGRVTGVLTDSGETIACDIVIAGIGIVSSVGPLIAAGAAGSNGVDVDSYCRTTLDDIYAIGDCAAHANPYADNKVIRLESVQNANDMATCAAKAIMGDKQDYDAVPWFWSNQYDLRLQTVGLSIGHDETVLRGDPAERKFSVIYLREGRVLALDCVNNTKDYVQGRKLVMDRAEIDPDLLADASVPLKEMR